A genomic region of Streptomyces sp. NBC_00247 contains the following coding sequences:
- a CDS encoding ferritin-like fold-containing protein yields the protein METPDNAARTPDEAPAPTGTAAGSWSAASADPQYRAAVVDLLGALAYGELAAFERLAEDAKLAPTLGDKAELAKMASAEFHHFEQLTERLSAVGENPTGAMEPFAKALDDFHRQTAPSDWLEGLVKAYVGDSIASDFYREVAIRLDADTRDLVLAVLDDTGHGNFAVAKVRAAIEADPRVGGRLALWARRLMGEALSQAQRVVADRDALSTMLVGGVADGFDLAEVGRMFSRITEAHTKRMAALGLAA from the coding sequence ATGGAGACGCCTGACAACGCCGCTCGCACACCCGACGAAGCCCCCGCCCCCACCGGTACCGCCGCCGGAAGCTGGTCGGCGGCATCGGCCGACCCGCAGTACCGAGCCGCCGTGGTGGATCTGCTGGGCGCCCTCGCGTACGGCGAGCTGGCCGCTTTCGAGCGGCTCGCCGAGGACGCCAAACTCGCGCCGACCCTCGGGGACAAGGCGGAACTGGCGAAGATGGCCTCCGCGGAATTCCATCATTTCGAGCAGCTCACCGAGCGGCTCTCGGCCGTCGGTGAGAACCCCACCGGGGCCATGGAGCCTTTCGCCAAGGCGCTGGACGACTTCCACCGCCAGACCGCTCCCTCCGACTGGCTGGAGGGCCTGGTGAAGGCCTACGTGGGCGACTCGATCGCCAGCGACTTCTACCGCGAGGTCGCGATCCGGCTCGACGCGGACACCCGGGACCTGGTCCTCGCCGTCCTGGACGACACCGGCCACGGGAACTTCGCGGTGGCCAAGGTGCGTGCCGCGATCGAGGCCGACCCCCGCGTCGGCGGCCGGCTCGCCCTCTGGGCCCGGCGGCTGATGGGCGAGGCGCTCTCGCAGGCCCAGCGGGTGGTCGCCGACCGCGACGCCCTGTCGACGATGCTGGTGGGCGGCGTGGCGGACGGGTTCGACCTGGCCGAGGTCGGCCGGATGTTCTCCCGGATCACCGAGGCGCACACCAAGCGGATGGCAGCCCTGGGCCTCGCCGCCTGA